TTAATTGCATCACCCTGCATAATCTATGTGGTAAATATAAAGCCCTGGATAACGTAATAATAGGGAGGTTACCATAGCACTATGAAAACACACCTTTCCTTTGGAGAAGCTTGAATGTGTATAAAATATAGAATCCACTCAGGAGATACCTAAATATGTGTGATGaaccactcatataaacctgTAAAATTtataagatgaagatgaaatttaaaTAGGAAGTTAGAACCACTCTGATAATCTGTAGCTGAAAGAATTTACTCACCGAACACTTTGGCAGTCCCAAAATGACATATCTTTCTCTTGTGTCCATGAGTCACGgtcaaatatatattgttgaaCCAAAAAATGGAGAGCATGTAAAAACCTTAAACCTATTCAGGAAATGGCAAGAGAACCAATTCTACAATTAGAACTATGTACCAAAGAAGCAAACAACGGAAAGGTGTACATGTAAAAAACCTGAAATCTATCGAGGCTATAATAGGAGCATCAATTTCTGTGCTCGTCATTACGTACTTTATCTTTGAAATTTCAATCTCCTCTAAGAGCCTGCAAAATCTGTAGACGGTTTTAGTACATGCATCCTCAATAGACTAAGTCACTAATCAAATTAAAACAATTAATGATgggaaaataattattacattaTTCTATTAGTATCCACTACCTGGTGATGTAGTCAAGCGCTTCGCAACCATTGTCAGATTATTGCTCTGCGTGTTAATCTGCCTTTTTCTCTTATGGGATCATTCTTAGGAAATAGTCTACAAGATTTGGAATAAAGAATGAAACATGACACGTAACTCATTATTTGAAAACATAATAACACATACTTATTCTATAAGAAGAGTTGTATAGAAATCAAGGAATACCTCGATTAAGTGGGACACATCGCACTGATGGCCACCCTAATCGGCACCTCCATCACCAAGCTGATCCTCCACTCGTCGGAATCGACCTCCGGTCCTCCACGCCTGGATCAAGAAGAGGATTGAGGAGCAGGAAGACGAGAGGTAGAAACGTGCCTAGAGTTGGAGCCGGTAGCAGTGGGACGAGGAGACGAGATCGATCTACAGATGAACTCACCTCCTTGGCATGTTCGTGGCACTCCACCTCCTCGAGCAGGCCACCCACGCCAGTGCGCCGCTGAGCCCGAGCCAAGGCCGGTTCCGCACCGAAACCCTAGGTTGGTGTGGCGGCGGCGCCGGAGGCCGGCCGCCCAGACCGAGGTGCCGCTCCGCGGGGAGGAGAGGCGGAGGCGGTGTCGACGTCGGCGCGCGGCGGAGGCGACGGCAGAGGGTGGCGTGGCGGACGCCACGGGAGAGAGCGACGTGAGGGAAAAGCCCAGAGGCAGCATCTCGGGTTGAGGTCGAGGGGACGAGGGAGATATTTTTCTCCCCACCAGCTGTACGGTGACACATGGGCCATCCTCAGTAGAAGACGGTGAGGGTGAACTCAGATCGTAAAAATAGAATCGAACGGTGAAATTTTTTTGTAGTATCGTGGATGGCCTGAGGAGCGGCCGAGCTCCGCTGCCTTAATAAGAAGAAAAATGAACGCGTACGTACGTCAATGCCTAAATTCATTATGCTCTTCGAGGAGATTACAATGAGAAGGGATTGAAGTTAGCACATGGGACGCCTACGCGAGACCGGGCTGTTACAGCAAAGTGAGCAACAACGTACGCAACAGCACACCACGTCGATCGCCCCTATCGTCATAGCAGCCCAGTGCGTCTATAAATACAGGGAGTTTGTTCCGATATTACATGACAAGAACATTCTTGCTCTATCCACATCGCATAATTAGCCCTGAGCCTGCCATTGTTTTAACACCGATCCAtcagcatggcattcaaggcttGTCTAGTACCGCTGCTGCTCCCCATGGCCCTGCTTCTTCTCGCTTTTGGCAACTCGCCCGCGGCGGCTCAGCTGGAGGTCGGCTACTACAGCAAGACATGCCCGAGCGTAGAGGCCATCGTCCGCAACGAGACGGAGAAGATCCTCGCCGCTGCGCCCAGCCTCGCCGGTCCACTTCTCAGGCTCCATTTCCACGACTGCTTTGTCAGGGTAGGTGTGCCGTCGCAGTAGCGAGGTTTCAGTTGATCATTGTATATGTAGCAGTACTTACAGAAACATAAATTTCCAGGGTTGCGACGCCTCAGTCCTGCTCGACTCCACCGGGGGCAACACGGCCGAGAAGGACGCCAAGCCGAACCAGAGCCTCCGGGGCTTCGGTTCCGTGGAGAGGGTGAAGGCCAAGCTCGAAGCCGCCTGCCCCAACACGGTCTCCTGCGCGGACGTCCTCACCCTCATGGCCCGCGACGCCGTCGTGCTCGCCAAGGGCCCTTCCTGGCCGGTTGCCCTCGGCAGGCGAGACGGCAGGGTGTCCAGCGCCACGGAAGCGGACGACCACTTGCCTCCTGAATTTGGGGACGTCCCGCTGCTCACGAAGATCTTCGCGGCCATTGGCCTCGACGTCAAGGACCTCGCCGTCCTCTCCGGCGGCCACACCCTCGGCACGGCGCACTGTGGGTCTTACGCCGGCCGGCTCTACAACTTCAGCAGCGCCTACAGCGCAGACCCATCCCTCGACAGCGAGTACGCCGACAGGCTGAGGACGCGCTGCAAGAGCGTCGACGACATGGCCACGCTTTCCGAGATGGACCCCGGCAGCTACAAGACCTTCGATACCAGCTACTACCGCCACGTCGCCAAGAGGAGGGGGCTCTTCCAGTCCGACGCCGCCCTCCTTGCAGACGCCACCACTAGGGAGTACGTCCAGCGCATCGCCACCGGCAAGTTTGACAACGTGTTCTTCCAGGACTTCGGCGAGTCCATAATCAAGATGGGAAATGTTGGCGTGCTCACCGGTGCTCAGGGGGAGATCAGAAAGAAGTGCTACATCGTCAACTAACTAGTTATTATACTACCAAATTAATCTTTTGTTTACCACCACGAAATTGTAGTGTGTGTACATATGTTCATGCACGTATGTCTGTATTAACAGTTTATTATGTTAATTATTTTAGTTCATGTGATTATATATTCATGTGTTGCT
The nucleotide sequence above comes from Miscanthus floridulus cultivar M001 chromosome 18, ASM1932011v1, whole genome shotgun sequence. Encoded proteins:
- the LOC136520998 gene encoding peroxidase 1-like, which produces MAFKACLVPLLLPMALLLLAFGNSPAAAQLEVGYYSKTCPSVEAIVRNETEKILAAAPSLAGPLLRLHFHDCFVRGCDASVLLDSTGGNTAEKDAKPNQSLRGFGSVERVKAKLEAACPNTVSCADVLTLMARDAVVLAKGPSWPVALGRRDGRVSSATEADDHLPPEFGDVPLLTKIFAAIGLDVKDLAVLSGGHTLGTAHCGSYAGRLYNFSSAYSADPSLDSEYADRLRTRCKSVDDMATLSEMDPGSYKTFDTSYYRHVAKRRGLFQSDAALLADATTREYVQRIATGKFDNVFFQDFGESIIKMGNVGVLTGAQGEIRKKCYIVN